The genomic interval CGTGCTCTGGACGCGGCCGGCCTTCGGCGGCAATCTGATGGCGACCAATATCTGCCCCGACACGAAGCCACAGATGGGCACCGTGCGGCCGAACGTGTTCCGCGCGCCGGCATTTGACCCCGCGCGCACCGGCGCGGTCTTTGTGGAATCGCTGCCGGAGGACGCCCGGCGGAGCAGCACGGAGCTGCTGGAGCTGATCCCGGTGCTCGACGCCGCGACCGCGAATCTGACCGAGGCGCAGATCATCGTCTCCGGCGGACGCGGCATGAAGGGACCGGAAAATTTCGCGCTGCTGCAGGAGCTGGCCGACACCGTCGGCGGCTGCGTGGGCGCATCTCGCGCAGCAGTCGACGCCGGCTGGATCTCCCCCATCCATCAGGTCGGCCAGACGGGCAAGACCGTCTGCCCGCGCGTCTACATTGCCTGCGGCATTTCGGGCGCGATCCAGCACCTGATCGGCATGAGCGCATCCGACACCATCATCGCCATCAACCGCGACCCGAACGCGCCGATCTTTCAGGTGGCGGACTACGCCATCGTCGGCGACCTGTTCCAGATCGTACCCGCTCTGACAAAAGCGCTGCGTCAGCGCCGGAAACCGGAGCAGGCATAAAGGCATAAAGAAAGGAGCCAGACCATGTCCTATCAGGAATTTCTAAGCTTTGAGCGGCGCGGCGCCGTCGGCATCGTGCGGCTCGCGCGGCCGGAAAAGCTCAACACCATCAGCGCCCCGTTTTACGAGGCCATGATCGAGCTGCAGCAGACCGAGATCGTCGGCGATCACGACCTGCGCGCCATTGCGCTGCTGGCAGACGGCCGGCACTTCTCCGCCGGCATCGACCTCAATTACGCCAAAGCGGTGATCGGCAAGCCGGGGCGC from Clostridiales bacterium carries:
- a CDS encoding electron transfer flavoprotein subunit alpha/FixB family protein, translated to MSESKHVWVFLETEDGQLRSVGLELLGQGRLLADKMGEQLVGVILDPHAGTLAAQAIGCGADTVITMEDPALAHYNTDIFTAAMCHLVRKYAPEVLMIGATNVGRDLGPRISCRLHTGLTADCTHLDVDAHRCVLWTRPAFGGNLMATNICPDTKPQMGTVRPNVFRAPAFDPARTGAVFVESLPEDARRSSTELLELIPVLDAATANLTEAQIIVSGGRGMKGPENFALLQELADTVGGCVGASRAAVDAGWISPIHQVGQTGKTVCPRVYIACGISGAIQHLIGMSASDTIIAINRDPNAPIFQVADYAIVGDLFQIVPALTKALRQRRKPEQA